In one Paracoccus everestensis genomic region, the following are encoded:
- a CDS encoding GntR family transcriptional regulator produces MGLAGTEKQGEGAPPGSAFFYASVRDLLAGKIRSGELPAGTVLKEAPISGQLGMSRAPVRRALILLAEDGLITPAAGQGYVVGGSRTPLRLSSRRLHEILTAQADDIGRTASWERIFSQVAEAVTACMPFGTFRIQESELGDFHNVSRTVAREVLWRLMDRRLIEKNRKSHWIVGQMTARDLRDTLQMRRLLEPEALSQVAPDWAEARSDALLARVEAAIAAFPACGAAVVDHLEAAMFVDMYDGVRNSRLLGSIRRNQLSLLVPRLFRRHFPIIDDLPALHEYAGILRYLRQGDVPQARDVLHRHLVRVEALVLARLRVLSLLEPPDMPPYMTPVYRDRDG; encoded by the coding sequence ATGGGCCTTGCCGGAACGGAAAAGCAGGGGGAGGGCGCGCCGCCGGGCAGCGCGTTCTTTTATGCCTCGGTCCGCGACCTGCTGGCAGGCAAGATCAGATCCGGCGAACTGCCTGCCGGCACGGTCCTGAAGGAAGCGCCGATCTCTGGCCAATTGGGGATGAGCAGGGCGCCCGTGCGCCGGGCGCTGATCCTGCTGGCCGAAGACGGCCTTATCACCCCGGCGGCGGGGCAGGGCTATGTGGTGGGCGGATCGCGCACCCCCCTGCGCCTGTCGTCCCGCCGCCTGCACGAGATCCTGACGGCCCAGGCCGACGACATCGGCCGCACCGCGTCGTGGGAACGGATCTTTTCCCAGGTGGCCGAGGCCGTGACCGCCTGCATGCCCTTTGGCACCTTTCGCATTCAGGAAAGCGAGCTTGGCGATTTCCACAATGTCAGCCGCACCGTCGCGCGCGAGGTGCTGTGGCGCCTGATGGACCGGCGCCTGATCGAGAAGAACCGGAAGTCCCACTGGATCGTCGGCCAGATGACCGCGCGGGATCTGCGCGACACGCTGCAGATGCGCCGCCTGCTGGAACCCGAGGCATTGTCCCAGGTCGCCCCCGACTGGGCCGAGGCCCGGTCGGACGCGCTGCTGGCCCGGGTCGAGGCCGCGATCGCCGCCTTTCCGGCCTGCGGGGCGGCGGTGGTCGATCACCTGGAGGCGGCGATGTTCGTGGATATGTATGACGGCGTGCGCAATTCGCGCCTGCTGGGGTCGATCCGGCGCAACCAGTTGTCCCTGCTGGTCCCGCGCCTGTTCCGGCGGCATTTTCCGATCATCGACGACCTGCCCGCCCTTCACGAATATGCCGGGATCCTGCGCTATCTTCGGCAAGGGGACGTGCCGCAGGCACGCGATGTCCTGCACCGCCACCTGGTCCGGGTCGAAGCCCTTGTGCTGGCGCGGCTGCGCGTCCTGTCGCTGCTGGAGCCGCCCGATATGCCCCCCTATATGACGCCCGTTTACAGGGACCGCGATGGCTAG
- a CDS encoding ABC transporter substrate-binding protein, with protein sequence MTQSHGKDRAGLTRRRFLKTTAAATGAAAGTGILGAPMIWAQNIRDVTLNQVGPSYSVIADIAEKASADLGFTIVPQTADSTALMTKVVSQPETIDIADLEFWAMQKVWRSGKLQPVEIAKIANWSKMTPLMKDGKNFDGSDLSRQGTMPLEVMYTGGPGDTSFAAQATDFATTMPTIYNADTVGIRSDLIGRPVESWAELFNPEFKGKTALVNIPQIGIMDAAMALEAMGEITYGDKGNMTRDEIDHTINRLIELKKAGQFRAFWSTFDESVNLMAAGEVVIQSMWSPAVTAVKSRGIGCVYQGLKEGYRGWGLGMGLMGHLEGLKLEAAYEYMNWYLTGWQGAFIARQGYYSSVPETAKANLSPNEVGYWYEGKPATEDILDPYGAVMDKAGAVRDGGSFEDRMGNVACWNTVMDEERYMVQRWNEFISA encoded by the coding sequence ATGACACAATCACACGGGAAGGATCGCGCGGGCCTGACACGGCGGCGGTTCCTCAAAACAACGGCCGCGGCCACGGGGGCGGCCGCCGGGACGGGTATCCTGGGCGCGCCGATGATCTGGGCGCAGAACATCAGGGACGTGACGCTGAACCAGGTCGGGCCGTCCTATTCCGTCATCGCGGATATCGCGGAGAAGGCCAGCGCCGACCTGGGCTTCACGATCGTCCCGCAGACCGCCGACAGCACCGCGCTGATGACCAAGGTGGTCAGCCAGCCTGAAACCATCGACATCGCCGACCTGGAATTCTGGGCCATGCAGAAGGTCTGGCGATCGGGCAAGCTGCAGCCCGTCGAAATCGCCAAGATCGCCAACTGGTCGAAGATGACGCCCTTGATGAAGGACGGCAAGAACTTCGACGGATCCGACCTGTCCCGCCAAGGCACCATGCCCCTTGAGGTGATGTATACGGGCGGCCCCGGCGACACGTCCTTTGCGGCCCAGGCGACCGATTTCGCCACCACCATGCCCACCATCTACAACGCCGACACGGTGGGCATCCGGTCCGACTTGATCGGGCGGCCCGTCGAAAGCTGGGCCGAGCTGTTCAACCCGGAATTCAAGGGCAAGACCGCCTTGGTCAACATCCCGCAGATCGGCATCATGGACGCCGCCATGGCGCTCGAGGCGATGGGCGAGATCACCTATGGCGACAAGGGCAACATGACCCGGGACGAGATCGACCACACCATCAATCGGTTGATCGAGCTGAAGAAGGCAGGCCAGTTCCGCGCCTTCTGGAGCACCTTCGACGAATCCGTCAACCTGATGGCTGCGGGCGAGGTGGTGATCCAGTCGATGTGGTCGCCCGCCGTGACCGCGGTGAAGTCGCGCGGCATCGGCTGCGTCTATCAGGGCCTCAAGGAAGGCTATCGCGGCTGGGGCCTGGGGATGGGCCTGATGGGCCATCTGGAAGGGCTGAAGCTGGAAGCGGCCTATGAATACATGAACTGGTATTTGACCGGCTGGCAGGGTGCGTTCATCGCGCGCCAGGGATATTATTCGTCGGTGCCCGAAACCGCCAAGGCCAACCTGTCCCCGAACGAAGTGGGCTATTGGTACGAAGGCAAGCCCGCGACCGAGGATATCCTGGATCCCTATGGCGCCGTGATGGATAAGGCCGGCGCCGTGCGCGACGGCGGATCGTTCGAGGACCGGATGGGCAACGTCGCCTGCTGGAACACCGTGATGGACGAGGAACGCTATATGGTCCAGCGCTGGAACGAGTTCATCTCGGCCTGA
- a CDS encoding ABC transporter substrate-binding protein codes for MARALRVIGTSATLTEALRRQAHADLEFPVEFEVLDGLSCQSRGVLSPESYDVYDQWFHSLDLLWTAGSIQAIDTGRIRHWPQVRASGVFADGGQGFGTRPADILFVQPDRSLSAAPGRAISMLPTTYNVDSFAYAPELAARRRPGEPESWAWLLDDRWHGRCALSLDPAASAMELALAVQAAGLMRVGDPGCLAIEEIDEMFGHLMARKRSGHFSRFWTSAEDSMRLVSASGCVLSSLWSPAYYGMRALGHDLTYAAPVEGYRGWHSGMCLSAATEGEGLEMAYRYLNWWLDGVPGAIMARQGYYISVPEPLRDTLTDGEWDYWYGGLPAAQDLTDRSGRIVVHAGETREGGGYRQRLSKVAVWSTIMPEHNYLVRRWHEFLQA; via the coding sequence ATGGCTAGGGCGTTGCGCGTAATCGGAACATCGGCCACCCTGACCGAGGCCTTGCGGCGCCAGGCCCATGCCGATCTGGAATTTCCCGTTGAATTCGAGGTGCTGGACGGCCTGTCCTGCCAAAGCCGGGGCGTGTTGTCGCCGGAAAGCTATGACGTTTACGACCAATGGTTTCATTCGCTGGACCTGTTGTGGACGGCAGGGTCGATCCAGGCCATCGACACAGGGCGCATCCGGCATTGGCCGCAGGTCCGGGCGTCGGGGGTCTTTGCGGATGGCGGGCAGGGGTTCGGGACGCGCCCGGCCGACATCCTGTTCGTCCAGCCCGATCGCAGCCTGTCGGCCGCGCCCGGCCGGGCGATCTCGATGCTGCCCACGACGTATAACGTGGACAGCTTCGCCTATGCGCCGGAACTGGCGGCACGCCGCCGTCCGGGCGAACCCGAAAGCTGGGCCTGGCTGCTGGACGACCGCTGGCACGGGCGCTGCGCCCTCAGCCTGGATCCGGCCGCCAGTGCCATGGAACTGGCGCTGGCCGTCCAGGCCGCCGGGCTGATGCGCGTCGGCGATCCGGGCTGCCTGGCCATCGAGGAGATCGACGAGATGTTCGGGCACCTGATGGCCCGCAAGCGCAGCGGCCATTTCAGCCGCTTCTGGACATCGGCCGAGGATTCGATGCGGCTTGTGTCCGCATCGGGCTGCGTCCTGTCCTCGCTGTGGTCCCCGGCCTATTACGGCATGAGGGCGCTTGGCCATGACCTGACCTATGCCGCCCCGGTCGAAGGCTATCGCGGCTGGCATTCCGGGATGTGCCTGTCGGCGGCCACGGAAGGTGAAGGGCTGGAGATGGCCTATCGTTACCTGAACTGGTGGCTGGACGGCGTGCCCGGGGCGATCATGGCGCGGCAGGGATATTATATCTCAGTCCCGGAACCGTTGCGCGACACACTGACGGACGGGGAATGGGATTACTGGTATGGTGGCCTGCCCGCCGCCCAAGACCTGACGGACAGGTCGGGCCGGATCGTTGTCCATGCGGGCGAAACCCGTGAAGGCGGCGGCTATCGCCAGCGTTTGTCCAAGGTCGCGGTCTGGAGCACGATCATGCCGGAACACAACTATCTGGTCCGGCGCTGGCACGAATTCCTTCAGGCGTAA